From the genome of bacterium, one region includes:
- a CDS encoding tetratricopeptide repeat protein, translating to MTRWLTLLLLMPLFAFAQGTLTERAALILAARSMPAMPEWASGVVKYYPGLWAVETSVLRSTPPDKLDFAGSPEKYETIVAWYQMTENLAALETWSATMANPRELAQAELALAVLDFARADSLFRVTLENPDPLFQRLAKIGLSKVLHKRQRYGEAAALLETAWTPEQLGDNVIFQMALTKIELGEIGEAVDLLEEALRWNPFNESAHYFLGNGYARRNYLELEASTPYLRCDGSALCARDFVVDGSGEWMRGEFAAALDHFMEALKLVPDYGRAHNGVAKCLEQMRFGENIYRAQDQAAFDAKQTPVVPQIEKYILNWESLSERHRKQIALSVAPWQSYIPVLVASGSHHYIKPLHEKLCEVPGLETIANQRISYDSRLWDDVRGCGGFTTVTGVEDVERSIYNRYNTVLHELTHQVHGVFPPEDMQHIEDVYHEASAEDASGTEIFVSRYQGSSVWEYFAEGVNSYFSPRRNQYDTREITRERLLSLDPQLVALLEHYMSGPNIAACYPVGLITAADNEAEQGKLDTAMDFARQAEAKDRQSEVVLRAISRIACYRDEDDLALEYARQLVKNFPQKAASYGQLAWARAFADGDFAGLLPVVQTGVDKTGGSEQIQARRELANWQVICGKFAEAVVNYELVLAAQGTDDEAIRGYAEALFWSGRAGEADSVYQQAILRRNGVASLRLEYARLLILTGQIAAAGRQIEEAELLKPADGRVAVHRAWWQRQQGGDPEQAVALAQSALQQYPDDALVQVLAARVKGQSLTPPGKAPRWVYNTTEASFEARDFWDGPTLALLRHK from the coding sequence ATGACACGATGGCTCACGCTGTTGCTGCTGATGCCTCTGTTTGCATTTGCGCAAGGCACGCTGACGGAACGCGCCGCGCTGATTTTGGCTGCGCGGAGCATGCCGGCGATGCCCGAGTGGGCGAGCGGCGTGGTAAAATATTATCCGGGGCTATGGGCTGTTGAAACGAGCGTGCTGCGCAGTACACCGCCGGACAAACTCGATTTTGCGGGTTCACCTGAAAAGTACGAGACGATCGTTGCCTGGTATCAGATGACCGAGAATCTTGCGGCGCTCGAGACATGGTCTGCGACGATGGCGAATCCCCGCGAGCTGGCGCAGGCCGAACTCGCTCTGGCAGTGCTCGATTTTGCGCGCGCCGATTCGCTTTTTCGCGTGACGCTGGAAAATCCTGATCCGCTGTTTCAGCGGCTCGCGAAGATCGGTCTGTCCAAGGTGCTGCATAAGCGGCAGCGGTACGGCGAGGCCGCCGCGCTGCTGGAAACGGCGTGGACGCCGGAGCAGTTGGGTGACAACGTGATCTTCCAGATGGCTCTGACGAAAATTGAGCTGGGTGAGATCGGCGAGGCCGTGGATCTGTTGGAAGAGGCGCTGCGTTGGAATCCCTTCAACGAGTCGGCGCACTATTTTCTGGGCAACGGCTACGCGCGTAGGAACTATCTCGAACTCGAAGCGTCCACTCCCTACCTCCGCTGCGACGGCTCGGCGCTATGCGCGCGCGACTTCGTGGTGGACGGTTCGGGTGAATGGATGCGCGGCGAATTTGCGGCGGCGCTCGATCACTTCATGGAAGCTCTCAAACTGGTGCCGGACTACGGGCGCGCGCATAACGGCGTGGCCAAGTGCCTTGAGCAGATGCGCTTCGGTGAGAACATCTACCGTGCGCAGGATCAAGCTGCCTTCGACGCCAAGCAGACGCCGGTGGTACCGCAGATTGAAAAGTACATTTTGAATTGGGAGTCGCTGTCGGAGCGGCACCGGAAACAGATCGCACTCTCTGTGGCCCCGTGGCAATCGTATATTCCCGTGCTTGTGGCCAGCGGCAGTCATCACTACATCAAGCCTTTGCATGAGAAGCTCTGCGAGGTACCGGGTCTGGAGACGATTGCCAATCAGCGCATCAGCTATGATTCGCGGTTGTGGGATGACGTGCGCGGCTGCGGCGGCTTCACGACGGTGACTGGCGTCGAGGATGTCGAGCGCTCGATTTACAACCGCTACAACACGGTGCTGCATGAACTGACGCACCAGGTGCACGGCGTTTTTCCGCCGGAGGACATGCAGCATATCGAAGACGTATATCACGAGGCCAGCGCAGAAGATGCTTCGGGCACGGAGATCTTCGTCAGCCGCTATCAGGGTTCGAGTGTCTGGGAGTATTTCGCCGAGGGCGTGAACTCGTACTTCTCACCACGGCGCAACCAGTACGATACGCGGGAGATTACCCGCGAGCGCCTGCTCAGTCTGGATCCGCAGCTCGTGGCGCTACTGGAACATTACATGTCCGGTCCGAATATCGCGGCCTGCTATCCTGTGGGTCTGATCACTGCGGCTGACAACGAGGCGGAGCAAGGCAAACTGGACACGGCGATGGACTTCGCGCGCCAGGCGGAGGCGAAGGACCGCCAGTCGGAAGTGGTGCTGCGGGCGATTTCGCGGATCGCGTGCTACCGGGACGAGGACGATCTGGCGCTGGAATATGCCCGGCAACTGGTCAAGAATTTCCCGCAGAAAGCCGCTTCCTACGGCCAGTTGGCCTGGGCTCGGGCCTTCGCGGATGGGGATTTTGCCGGACTTTTACCCGTCGTTCAAACGGGGGTGGACAAGACCGGCGGCTCGGAGCAGATTCAGGCCCGGCGGGAATTGGCTAATTGGCAGGTTATCTGTGGCAAGTTTGCTGAAGCTGTCGTAAATTACGAATTGGTGCTTGCGGCACAGGGGACGGATGACGAGGCGATTCGGGGATACGCCGAGGCGCTGTTCTGGTCGGGCCGGGCCGGCGAGGCGGATTCCGTCTATCAGCAGGCCATTCTGCGCCGCAACGGGGTAGCCTCACTGCGGCTGGAATATGCGCGGTTGTTGATTCTGACCGGTCAGATCGCCGCTGCCGGGCGGCAGATAGAAGAGGCTGAACTGCTGAAACCTGCGGACGGCCGCGTGGCAGTGCATCGGGCCTGGTGGCAGCGGCAGCAGGGCGGCGACCCGGAACAGGCCGTCGCACTGGCGCAATCGGCGCTCCAGCAGTATCCCGACGACGCTTTGGTGCAGGTCTTGGCGGCCCGGGTGAAGGGCCAGAGCCTGACACCGCCGGGCAAGGCGCCGCGCTGGGTTTACAACACGACCGAGGCCAGTTTCGAGGCGCGCGATTTTTGGGACGGGCCGACGCTGGCGCTATTGCGACACAAATAG
- a CDS encoding glycosyltransferase family 2 protein: protein MPAYNAALTIERTLKSIPAGTVHEFILVDDCSKDNTVEVAKSLGITVIAHEKNKGYGGNQKTCYDAALASGADVVVMIHPDYQYDGRITPAVVSLLGTGTVDMILGSRIRSRRETLEGGMPKYKYFSNRALTIFENVMLGQNAGDLHTGFRAYAREVIETINYQANSDDFVFDSEFLAQAVYHGFRIGDVPIPTRYFDEASSINFRRSSKYGLQTLQVMFKFKFAQWGLSSSPLFKKSPRVSNNAAGA from the coding sequence ATGCCGGCCTACAATGCCGCGCTCACGATAGAGCGGACACTCAAGTCCATACCGGCGGGCACGGTACATGAGTTCATTCTCGTGGACGACTGCTCGAAGGACAACACGGTTGAGGTCGCCAAGTCGCTGGGCATCACCGTGATTGCGCACGAGAAGAACAAGGGCTACGGCGGGAATCAGAAGACGTGCTACGATGCGGCGCTGGCATCGGGAGCAGACGTAGTTGTTATGATTCATCCGGACTACCAATATGATGGGCGCATCACTCCGGCGGTCGTGAGTCTGCTTGGAACTGGCACGGTGGACATGATTCTCGGTTCGCGCATTCGTTCGCGGCGCGAAACGCTCGAGGGCGGCATGCCGAAGTACAAGTACTTCTCGAACCGCGCGCTGACGATATTTGAGAACGTGATGCTGGGCCAGAACGCGGGCGACCTGCACACGGGGTTCCGCGCCTATGCGCGTGAAGTGATTGAGACAATCAACTACCAGGCCAATTCCGACGATTTCGTGTTTGACTCGGAATTTTTGGCGCAGGCGGTCTATCATGGGTTCCGCATCGGCGATGTGCCGATTCCGACGCGCTATTTTGACGAAGCCTCTTCGATCAATTTCCGCCGCAGCTCGAAGTATGGCTTGCAGACACTACAGGTGATGTTCAAGTTCAAGTTTGCACAGTGGGGCCTGTCGAGTTCGCCGCTGTTCAAGAAATCGCCGCGCGTGTCTAACAACGCGGCGGGAGCATAG
- a CDS encoding S8 family serine peptidase, with translation MRRLTWLVPALLLTICLARTQAGELSPELQDRWSKVAATDQVVALFHLWERVDLREIDITLREMRTTRQQRHQIVVEELQRVARESQPPFVAALEPLRASGQIKGFTPYWIANCVCVMGERSVLEELVKHPSIQWVEADPDLGLIGPVERNSHEPRQSLDDFTDGVAAVHAPEVWYDLGFTGDGTLIGGMDTGVDVNHPALSSRWRGNEHPHGECWLNVLGGGGTTPSDGNGHGTHTMGTMCGTGSAGSQVDTVGVAPAAQWIACNAIGAFGADFNSDVLTGYQWFADPDNDPSTVDDVPDVVQNSWGVSGMFSGYTDCFEFWNESILAMEAAGTVVTFSAGNEGPGPSSHRSPANVAIDSVTFFSVGAVNANGFPNTPYPVVDFSSRGPSDCDPAAFKPEIVAPGDFVYSCMPGGGYGELSGTSMAGPHIAGVVALMREANPNADTREIKSVLLETAIDYNTVGDDNTSGRGMVDAYEAVLLIASDRGWVFGQVTNANTGAPIGGARVQAGDNYVRITDAQGNYRISLPADSLLPFTVSAFGFAQYVSQMSVADSDTVFVDIELTPVPSGTLLGTVLIGNDIPLEHVTVTPQNIPVEATETNSDGQFSFVLPGQNTYDFVLTFQDLTFDTSLFVATNGTTNALLRFESPRTAAVGPDSSGYRAFDRYDDVLAAQYIWDEMTNASELSFPPIADASVFFEMPFPFKYYGQSYDSITINENGWIAAGEDPDRRNANTGIPHALGPAGMMAVFWDNLLLATNPVDSRVLYRYDQANGVLIIEYDNLCFQPCSDNYLSAQVRIYDQEVWPTPTGDCEIMFVYDQVDILTSATVGIESPNELHGLQVVNNSVRHPNAFTVEEGAAILFTTRTGPRTTGNLSGTLTLHPPLTAPVPNGVRLGNTTAQVAANGTYSFTNVFAGPRTLRVQIPGYEHIPAYGTVQTGQTTDLDAEAWRLDPPSNVTFTRTNDSLFLAWEPPTSVGGLDDFWVYAVYLDSFLLDTMMDLTYHTRIPQGEDGHAYWMTAWYDGGESLPTDTIRVTWMDAGNPATVPTVYALSPAYPNPFNPTTSLDVSLPQNTRLSLRVYDITGREVAVISNGLYAAGVHRFTWNAEGTATGVYFARLESSFGTQIQKLLLLK, from the coding sequence ATGAGACGATTGACGTGGCTGGTACCCGCGCTGTTGCTGACGATCTGCTTGGCGCGTACGCAGGCGGGCGAACTGTCGCCCGAACTTCAGGATCGTTGGAGCAAAGTTGCCGCGACCGATCAGGTGGTAGCACTTTTTCATTTATGGGAACGCGTGGACCTGCGCGAAATAGACATTACGCTGCGTGAGATGCGAACGACGCGGCAGCAGCGGCACCAAATCGTGGTCGAGGAGCTGCAGCGTGTGGCGCGTGAATCGCAGCCGCCGTTTGTTGCGGCGCTCGAACCTCTGCGCGCATCCGGTCAGATTAAGGGCTTCACGCCGTACTGGATTGCCAACTGTGTTTGCGTAATGGGCGAACGCAGTGTTCTCGAAGAACTGGTCAAGCATCCCTCGATTCAGTGGGTCGAAGCGGATCCGGACCTTGGCTTGATCGGCCCGGTTGAGCGCAATTCGCACGAACCGCGTCAGTCGTTGGACGATTTCACGGACGGCGTGGCGGCAGTGCATGCTCCGGAAGTGTGGTATGATCTCGGCTTCACGGGCGATGGCACGTTGATTGGCGGCATGGACACGGGTGTTGATGTCAATCACCCGGCGCTTTCATCGCGCTGGCGCGGGAACGAACATCCACATGGTGAATGCTGGTTGAACGTGCTGGGCGGCGGCGGCACAACGCCGTCGGATGGCAACGGTCACGGCACGCACACGATGGGAACCATGTGCGGCACGGGCAGCGCGGGTTCGCAAGTGGACACGGTCGGCGTGGCTCCGGCGGCGCAGTGGATTGCCTGCAACGCCATCGGCGCCTTCGGCGCGGACTTCAATAGTGACGTGCTGACGGGCTACCAGTGGTTTGCCGATCCCGACAATGATCCTTCGACGGTGGACGATGTTCCCGACGTGGTCCAGAATTCGTGGGGCGTCTCGGGAATGTTCTCGGGTTATACGGATTGCTTTGAGTTTTGGAACGAGTCCATTCTGGCTATGGAAGCCGCCGGTACGGTTGTGACCTTCTCGGCTGGCAACGAAGGCCCCGGGCCGTCATCGCATCGCAGTCCGGCCAACGTCGCGATTGACTCGGTGACGTTTTTCTCTGTGGGTGCCGTGAATGCCAATGGCTTCCCCAACACTCCGTATCCTGTGGTGGACTTTTCCAGCCGTGGTCCCAGCGATTGTGATCCGGCGGCCTTCAAGCCTGAAATCGTCGCGCCGGGCGATTTTGTCTACTCATGCATGCCCGGCGGCGGCTACGGTGAATTGAGCGGCACGTCCATGGCCGGTCCGCATATCGCGGGTGTGGTCGCGCTGATGCGTGAGGCCAATCCCAATGCGGATACTCGCGAAATCAAGTCGGTGCTGCTGGAAACCGCGATTGATTACAATACAGTCGGCGACGACAACACGTCGGGCCGTGGTATGGTGGACGCCTATGAGGCGGTACTGCTGATCGCGTCGGATCGCGGTTGGGTTTTCGGCCAGGTGACCAACGCCAACACCGGCGCGCCCATCGGCGGCGCCCGCGTGCAGGCCGGCGACAACTACGTCCGCATAACGGATGCGCAGGGCAACTATCGCATCTCGCTGCCGGCCGATTCGCTTCTGCCTTTCACGGTGAGTGCATTTGGCTTTGCCCAGTATGTGTCGCAGATGTCGGTGGCCGATTCAGACACGGTGTTTGTGGACATCGAGCTGACTCCGGTGCCCTCGGGCACGCTGCTTGGCACGGTGCTGATCGGCAACGATATTCCGCTTGAACACGTAACGGTCACGCCGCAGAATATTCCGGTGGAAGCGACGGAAACGAATTCCGACGGGCAATTCAGCTTCGTGCTGCCCGGCCAGAATACGTACGATTTCGTGCTGACGTTCCAGGACCTGACGTTCGACACCTCGCTGTTTGTGGCAACCAATGGCACAACCAACGCGCTGCTGCGTTTCGAGTCGCCGCGCACAGCGGCCGTTGGTCCGGATTCTTCGGGCTATCGCGCGTTCGACCGCTACGACGACGTGCTGGCGGCGCAGTACATTTGGGATGAGATGACGAATGCATCGGAACTGTCGTTCCCGCCGATCGCGGACGCTTCGGTGTTCTTTGAAATGCCGTTCCCGTTCAAGTATTACGGCCAGAGCTACGATTCGATTACGATCAATGAGAACGGCTGGATCGCGGCAGGTGAAGACCCGGATCGCCGCAACGCGAACACCGGAATTCCGCATGCGCTGGGCCCGGCGGGTATGATGGCGGTGTTCTGGGATAACCTGCTGCTGGCGACCAACCCTGTAGACTCCCGAGTTCTGTACCGCTACGATCAAGCGAACGGCGTGCTGATCATCGAATATGACAATTTGTGCTTCCAGCCCTGCTCGGACAACTACCTGAGCGCGCAGGTGCGGATTTACGATCAGGAGGTTTGGCCGACGCCCACGGGTGATTGCGAGATCATGTTCGTGTACGATCAGGTGGATATCTTGACCAGCGCGACGGTCGGTATTGAAAGCCCGAACGAACTGCACGGCTTGCAAGTCGTGAACAACTCTGTGCGCCACCCGAATGCTTTCACGGTGGAAGAGGGTGCGGCGATTCTGTTTACGACGCGCACAGGTCCGCGGACGACGGGCAACTTGAGCGGCACGCTCACGCTGCATCCGCCGCTGACGGCTCCGGTTCCCAACGGCGTGCGGTTGGGCAATACGACAGCTCAGGTTGCCGCCAACGGCACCTATAGTTTTACAAACGTTTTCGCCGGACCGCGCACGCTGCGCGTACAAATTCCGGGCTATGAGCACATCCCGGCCTATGGAACGGTACAGACCGGTCAGACGACGGACCTTGACGCCGAAGCGTGGCGCCTCGATCCGCCATCGAACGTGACGTTTACTCGCACGAACGACTCGCTGTTCCTCGCGTGGGAACCGCCGACAAGTGTGGGTGGATTGGATGACTTCTGGGTCTACGCGGTGTATCTGGATTCATTCCTGCTCGACACGATGATGGACTTGACCTATCACACGCGCATTCCGCAAGGCGAGGACGGCCACGCCTATTGGATGACCGCGTGGTACGACGGCGGCGAATCGCTGCCGACCGATACCATCCGCGTGACGTGGATGGACGCGGGCAACCCGGCCACGGTGCCGACGGTGTACGCGCTGTCGCCGGCCTACCCGAACCCGTTTAACCCGACAACATCGCTCGACGTGTCTCTGCCGCAGAACACGCGGCTCAGCCTGCGTGTCTACGACATCACGGGCCGCGAAGTGGCCGTGATTTCGAACGGTCTGTATGCCGCCGGTGTACACCGATTCACGTGGAATGCTGAAGGCACGGCGACGGGCGTCTATTTCGCGCGTTTGGAATCGAGCTTTGGAACGCAGATTCAGAAGCTGTTGCTGTTGAAGTAA
- the lpdA gene encoding dihydrolipoyl dehydrogenase — translation MKYDLVVIGSGPGGYVAAIRAAQLKLKTAIIERYPTLGGTCLNVGCIPSKALLDSSEHFYNARTHFEAHGIGVPGLKLEWDTMRGRKDSVVSENTKGVAYLMKKNKIDVFYGHGSFAGADAIRITQADGSHQEIGAAHVIIATGSKPADLPFARIDKQKIISSTEALALKSVPKELVIIGAGVIGCEMGSVYARLGTKVRIVEFLNSAIPTMDATMGKELGKSLKNIGIELYLGHKVKAVDTKGKKVKVTAETPGGDDVELTGDYCMMAVGRKPYTENLGLDSVKVSTDGRGFIKVNEHLETAHPGIYAIGDVIGGAMLAHKAEEEGVFVAERLAGQQPHINYRTIPWVVYTWPEVAGVGYTEEELKQSGRAYKAGSFPYKALGRARAAHESEGVVKVLADKQTDEILGVHMFGARAADMIAEAVEAMEFRASAEDIARMSHAHPTFTEAMREACLAATENRALHL, via the coding sequence ATGAAGTACGATCTTGTTGTGATCGGTTCGGGGCCGGGCGGCTATGTTGCGGCGATTCGCGCCGCGCAGTTGAAGCTGAAGACGGCGATTATCGAGCGCTACCCGACGCTCGGCGGCACGTGTTTGAACGTGGGCTGTATTCCGTCCAAGGCGCTGCTCGACTCATCGGAACATTTTTATAACGCGCGAACGCATTTTGAGGCGCACGGCATCGGCGTGCCGGGTTTGAAGCTCGAGTGGGACACGATGCGGGGCCGAAAGGACTCGGTGGTGTCGGAAAACACGAAGGGCGTCGCATACCTGATGAAGAAGAACAAGATTGACGTGTTCTACGGCCACGGCTCGTTTGCCGGTGCGGATGCGATCCGCATCACTCAAGCGGACGGCAGTCATCAGGAGATCGGCGCCGCGCATGTAATTATCGCCACAGGTTCGAAGCCCGCCGATCTGCCGTTCGCGCGGATTGACAAGCAGAAGATTATCTCTTCCACGGAAGCGCTGGCACTGAAGAGCGTGCCTAAAGAGCTTGTGATCATTGGCGCGGGTGTAATCGGCTGCGAGATGGGTTCAGTGTATGCGCGACTGGGCACAAAAGTGCGCATCGTGGAATTCCTGAATTCGGCGATACCCACGATGGACGCGACGATGGGCAAGGAGTTGGGCAAGTCGCTCAAGAATATTGGGATTGAACTGTACCTTGGCCATAAGGTCAAAGCTGTGGATACGAAGGGCAAGAAAGTCAAGGTCACGGCGGAAACGCCGGGCGGCGACGACGTCGAATTGACGGGCGACTATTGCATGATGGCCGTGGGCCGCAAGCCGTACACGGAAAATCTGGGGCTCGACAGCGTCAAGGTTTCGACCGATGGGCGCGGATTCATCAAGGTCAACGAGCACCTTGAAACGGCGCATCCGGGCATTTATGCGATAGGCGACGTCATTGGTGGCGCGATGCTTGCTCACAAGGCTGAAGAGGAAGGCGTATTTGTCGCGGAACGGTTGGCCGGACAGCAGCCGCACATCAACTATCGCACGATTCCGTGGGTGGTTTACACGTGGCCGGAGGTTGCGGGCGTGGGCTATACGGAAGAAGAGCTGAAGCAATCGGGCCGCGCCTACAAGGCGGGCAGCTTTCCCTACAAGGCCCTGGGCCGGGCGCGCGCCGCGCATGAGAGCGAAGGCGTTGTGAAGGTACTTGCTGATAAGCAGACTGATGAGATTCTCGGTGTTCATATGTTCGGTGCGCGCGCCGCCGATATGATAGCCGAAGCGGTGGAGGCCATGGAGTTCCGGGCCAGTGCCGAAGATATTGCCCGCATGTCGCACGCGCATCCGACTTTTACCGAGGCGATGCGCGAAGCCTGTCTGGCGGCGACGGAAAACCGAGCCCTGCACCTTTAA
- the odhB gene encoding 2-oxoglutarate dehydrogenase complex dihydrolipoyllysine-residue succinyltransferase has translation MIEVKVPSPGESVSEVTISNWLKADGAYVQSGEELFEIESEKATLSVSAEANGVLKIIIPVGTTIKVGSLACTIDETASAGAAPQASAPVPAPQAAAPEAPASASAAMKIASPAADKILREAGKLAQDVANGSGRAGRITKGDALRAVATGQSAPAPVTAPVVAAPAVSIPAPQAKAAPSHMPPQVAKVAYSGERIERREKMSPLRQKVAERLVSVRQTTAMLTTFNEVDMSNLMQLRKDFKEKFEQQHGVKLGFMSFFTKAVTEALRYFPAVNASIEGDEIVYHDYVDMGVAVQAPKGLVVPVIRNAESLTLAEIEMEIERLAARARTNQLTLDEMTGGTYTISNGGVFGSLMSTPILNPPQSAILGMHKIEERPVALNGQVVIRPMMYVAMSYDHRIIDGRESVGFLVRVKESLENPVRMLLQV, from the coding sequence ATGATCGAAGTCAAAGTCCCGAGTCCGGGCGAATCCGTAAGCGAAGTCACGATTTCGAATTGGCTGAAAGCCGACGGCGCGTATGTGCAGAGCGGCGAAGAGCTGTTTGAAATCGAATCCGAGAAGGCCACGCTGTCGGTCTCGGCTGAAGCCAACGGTGTGTTGAAGATAATCATACCCGTGGGCACGACGATCAAGGTCGGTTCACTGGCTTGCACGATTGATGAAACGGCGTCGGCTGGCGCCGCACCGCAGGCAAGCGCGCCTGTTCCCGCGCCGCAGGCTGCCGCACCAGAGGCTCCGGCATCTGCGAGTGCGGCGATGAAAATCGCGTCGCCCGCGGCCGACAAGATATTGCGTGAAGCCGGCAAGTTGGCACAGGATGTTGCCAATGGCAGCGGCCGCGCGGGGCGCATCACAAAGGGTGACGCGCTGCGCGCAGTTGCGACGGGTCAGAGTGCGCCGGCGCCGGTGACCGCACCAGTCGTCGCCGCGCCTGCAGTATCAATTCCCGCGCCGCAAGCGAAGGCCGCTCCGTCCCACATGCCGCCGCAGGTCGCCAAGGTGGCCTATTCGGGCGAGCGGATCGAGCGCCGTGAAAAGATGTCACCACTGCGTCAGAAGGTGGCGGAACGCCTCGTCAGCGTGCGTCAGACAACCGCGATGCTCACGACGTTCAATGAAGTGGACATGTCTAATTTGATGCAGTTGCGTAAGGACTTCAAGGAGAAGTTTGAGCAGCAGCATGGAGTGAAATTGGGTTTCATGTCGTTCTTCACAAAAGCCGTGACCGAGGCCCTGCGCTATTTCCCGGCGGTGAACGCCTCGATTGAGGGGGACGAGATTGTCTACCACGATTACGTGGACATGGGCGTGGCCGTGCAGGCGCCCAAAGGTCTCGTGGTGCCAGTGATTCGCAACGCTGAGAGTCTGACGCTTGCGGAAATTGAAATGGAAATTGAACGGTTGGCGGCGCGCGCGCGCACCAATCAGTTGACGCTGGATGAAATGACGGGCGGCACGTACACGATTTCGAACGGCGGAGTATTCGGTTCGCTGATGTCTACGCCGATCTTAAATCCGCCGCAGAGCGCGATTTTGGGCATGCATAAGATCGAAGAGCGGCCGGTTGCGCTGAACGGTCAGGTGGTGATTCGCCCCATGATGTACGTGGCGATGAGTTACGACCACCGCATCATTGACGGTCGCGAGTCGGTCGGTTTTCTGGTGCGCGTCAAGGAATCGTTGGAAAATCCGGTGCGCATGCTGCTGCAAGTTTAG